TTAAATAGCACGGAGAAGTTTTATTGTGAAGGGCTTGGATTTGATGTTGTAACGAAATATGGAAGTCAGGCATTATTTATTTCAACTGGCCGTTATCATCATCACATCGGTTTAAATACTTGGCATAGCGCAGGAGGGGTTGCACCTTCTGAACGCAGTGCAGGATTAAAGAATTTTACATTGCTATATCCAAGTGAAAAAGAAAAATCGGTGGTAGTAAATCGTTTAAAGAATATGGGAGCTTTTGTTTTTGTAGAAAATGACGTTACCTTTACAAAGGACCCTTCAGGCATAACAATCCAACTATTAGTTGGTAATGAAAAATAAACAGACAAAAAATTTGAGTATCAGACTGATTGCAAGCGCTTGTCTTTCGAGGCGTGGGGTCTGGTAAACAGAGTTACCCTAGATGGTAAGGAGCACTGAAGACAGGCGAAGCAACGAAGAAAGCGAGCGTTTGTCAACAGTCTGGAGAGACATTTTCAACAACAATGTTGTGAATGTCTCTTTTTTTCGTTTCTATTTTTTAGTTGCTTTCTATCATATTTCTTCAATAAAAATAATATATTTGAACAACATGTACATTTACTAACTATGGGAGACGGGAAGAAAAAGGGAGAGTGAAAGAGTGTTACATATTGTGGTTTGTATAAAACAAGTGCCTGATACGAAAATCATTAAGATGAATCCTAAAACGAATACGATGGACCGTGCAAGTGCGCCAGCAATATTAAATCCGTATGATGCTCATGCAGTTGAGGAAGCTGTTCGAATTAAGAATAAATATGGTGGAACAGTTTCTGTTATTACCATGGGGCCACCACCTGCTGTTAAAGCTATCAGAAAATGTATTGAAATCGGTGCAGATGAAGGGTATATGATTTCAGACCGTGCATTTGCTGGGGCAGATACTTTAGCGACAAGTTATGCTTTGACAAAGGCGATTGAGAAAATAGGACAAATTCAATCGATTGATTTAATCATTTGTGGAAAGATGACAATTGATGGTGATACTGGACAAGTTGGACCAGGTATTGCACGTCGTTTAGATATACCGCCGTTAACATCAGTTAAGAAGGTTCAAGAAATTAATAAAGATGAAGGTTATGCAATTGTTCATCGAAAAATAGAAGATGGCCATGAAGTGATTAAAACGAGTTTACCTTGTTTATTTGCAGTTGAGAAGGAAATCAATGAAGTTCCTTATTCATCACTTACAAATATGATAAAGGCTGCAAGGTATAACCCGACCATCTGGGCCGTGAAGGATTTAGAAGATATTGATATTAAACAATTAGGACTAAAAGGTTCACCAACAATTGTATCAAAAGTATGGGCTCCACCGAAGGCTAAAGGTGGAACGGTTTTTGAAGGTACTTCACTAGAAAAAGTAAATGAATTGATGAAGATTTTAAATGAGAAGAAAGAGTTATTTGAAGTGAAAGGAGGGGTATAAATGGATTTCTCAGAGTACAAAGGTATTTGGGTGTTTATTGAAGAAAACGATAAAGTCATAGCACCCGTGTCACTTGAATTGCTTGGAGCTGGTAAAGAATTAGCAGAAAAACGTGGTTGCGAATTAGCAGGATTATTAATTGGTGAAAATGTGAAATTATTAGCCCCTACGTTATTTGAATATGGTGCTGACATCGTTTATGTATATGATGATCCAATTTTTAAGGATTATCGTACCGAGTCTTATATGAAAGCAGTACTTGAATGTTGTAACAAATATAAGCCCGAAATCTTATTGTATGGTGCAACTTCTAAAGGGAAGGATTTAGCAAGTGCAGTTGCAACTGACTTACCTACAGGTTTAACAGCCGATACAACTGTATTGGATGTTGAAGAAGATACAGGACTATTATTAGCTAGTCGTCCTGCATTTGGTGGAAATATAATGGCAACTATTCTTTGTAAGAAATATAGACCTCAAATGGCTACGGTTCGTCCAAAGGTAATGAAAGCGCTCACTCCTATTCCTGGTGCTGAGGGAGTTGTGATCGAAGAGGAAATTGATTTAAAAGAAGAAGATATTCGTACAAAAGTATTAGAGATCGTACGTGCAACAACTAAGAAAGTTCGCATAGACGAAGCCGATATTATCGTAGCTGGTGGCAAAGGATTAGGTAGTAAAGACGGATTTCAGTTAATTCATATGTTTGCTGAAACGATTGGAGCGGCTGTTGGAGCAAGTCGTGATGTAGTTGAAGCTGGCTGGGTTGAACATCATCATCAAGTAGGTCAGACAGGCGTAACGGTTACACCAAAAATTTATTTTGCAATTGGGATATCTGGTGCAATACAACATATTGTCGGTATGCAAAATTCAGGTCTCATTATTGCGATAAATAAAGATCCGAATGCGGCAATTTTTCAATCTTGTCATTACGGCATCGTAGGAGACGCATTTGAAATTGTACCAATGCTAA
This genomic interval from Gottfriedia acidiceleris contains the following:
- a CDS encoding electron transfer flavoprotein subunit beta/FixA family protein: MLHIVVCIKQVPDTKIIKMNPKTNTMDRASAPAILNPYDAHAVEEAVRIKNKYGGTVSVITMGPPPAVKAIRKCIEIGADEGYMISDRAFAGADTLATSYALTKAIEKIGQIQSIDLIICGKMTIDGDTGQVGPGIARRLDIPPLTSVKKVQEINKDEGYAIVHRKIEDGHEVIKTSLPCLFAVEKEINEVPYSSLTNMIKAARYNPTIWAVKDLEDIDIKQLGLKGSPTIVSKVWAPPKAKGGTVFEGTSLEKVNELMKILNEKKELFEVKGGV
- a CDS encoding electron transfer flavoprotein subunit alpha/FixB family protein; this translates as MDFSEYKGIWVFIEENDKVIAPVSLELLGAGKELAEKRGCELAGLLIGENVKLLAPTLFEYGADIVYVYDDPIFKDYRTESYMKAVLECCNKYKPEILLYGATSKGKDLASAVATDLPTGLTADTTVLDVEEDTGLLLASRPAFGGNIMATILCKKYRPQMATVRPKVMKALTPIPGAEGVVIEEEIDLKEEDIRTKVLEIVRATTKKVRIDEADIIVAGGKGLGSKDGFQLIHMFAETIGAAVGASRDVVEAGWVEHHHQVGQTGVTVTPKIYFAIGISGAIQHIVGMQNSGLIIAINKDPNAAIFQSCHYGIVGDAFEIVPMLINQFQESFSLKEENHDHAGKI